In Malus sylvestris chromosome 16, drMalSylv7.2, whole genome shotgun sequence, the following are encoded in one genomic region:
- the LOC126607894 gene encoding uncharacterized protein LOC126607894 — translation MNAEVEFVNSLMQYEHHGESSHHGSVKKRSFMQRDREECHDRMMKDYFIERPRFPAHDFRRKIDVVGRQSLSPYQKLTSTFQMLANGCSADSIDKYCRIAESTAIENLKCFCQAIQAICGATYLCKPNREDLKRLLRKEDKRGLSGMIGSLDCMHWEWKNCHIGWAGQFKGHHNKPTIMLEAVASYVTWIWHAFFGAPGSNNDINVLWFSPMFDNVVNGWAPKFQCKVNGNRYELGYYLTDDIYPGWSTFVKSVHSLEFRSILQFR, via the exons ATGAACGCCGAAGTTGAATTTGTAAACTCGCTTATGCAATATGAGCACCACGGCGAATCTAGCCATCATGGTTCTGTTAAGAAGCGTTCATTTATGCAACGTGATAGAGAAGAGTGTCATGACCGAATGATGAAAGATTATTTCATCGAGCGTCCGAGATTTCCTGCTCATGATTTTCGGAG GAAGATAGATGTCGTTGGCCGCCAAAGTCTATCACCTTATCAGAAGCTCACATCTACATTTCAGATGCTAGCTAATGGGTGCTCTGCAGACTCAATTGACAAGTATTGCCGAATTGCGGAAAGTACTGCTATTGAGAACCTGAAGTGCTTCTGTCAGGCAATTCAAGCCATATGTGGAGCCAcatacctctgcaagccaaatCGTGAAGACTTGAAGAGGCTACTACGCAaggaagacaaaagaggcttaTCTGGCATGATAGGAAGTCTCGATTGTATGCATTGGGAGTGGAAGAATTGTCATATTGGTTGGGCTGGCCAATTCAAGGGCCATCATAATAAGCCAACCATCATGCTCGAGGCTGTGGCATCTTACGTCACGTGGATTTGGCATGCATTCTTCGGCGCTCCTGGATCAAACAACGATATCAACGTTCTTTGGTTTTCTCCTATGTTCGATAATGTTGTGAATGGATGggcaccaaaatttcaatgcaAGGTAAATGGTAATAGGTATGAGCTAGGTTACTACCTAACTGATGATATTTATCCTGGTTGGTCTACCTTTGTCAAAAGTGTCCACTCACTAGAGTTTCGTTCAATTTTGCAATTCCGGTAG
- the LOC126608444 gene encoding glycerophosphodiester phosphodiesterase GDPD2-like: MALKAVHVSDVPNLDQVTENAAALAVYSPWLAQGVKDEGEETKWGYKWPKFVVMGHRGSGMNMLQSSDAKLKSIKENSILSFNAAAQFPIDFVEFDVQVTKDDYPIIFHDNFIGAEDKGVFKEERVTDITLLEFLSYGPQKEAGKVGRPLVRKIKDGRIFYWKVEQDDSLCTLQEVFEKVEHSKGFNIELKFDDQIVYKEEKLEHVLQVILQVVTKYAKDRPILFSSFQPDAALLMRKLQTTYPVYFLTNGGSEIYADVRRNSLEEAMKVCLGGGLQGIVSEVKAILRNPRAVTKIKQAKLCIITYGQLNNVPDAVYMQLLMGVEGVIVDLVQEITEAVSD, from the exons ATGGCTCTGAAGGCCGTTCATGTCTCTGATGTTCCAAACCTCGATCAAGTCACAGAAAATGCTGCCGCATTGGCCGTATATTCGCCGTGGTTGGCTCAAG GTGTGAAAGATGAGGGTGAAGAAACGAAATGGGGATACAAATGGCCAAAGTTCGTGGTGATGGGACACAGAGGCAGCGGGATGAACATGTTGCAGTCTTCTGACGCAAAACTCAAATCCATCAAAGAGAACTCCATTCTCTCCTTCAATGCCGCCGCTCAGTTCCCGATCGATTTCGTCGAGTTCGACGTTCAG GTGACCAAAGATGACTACCCGATCATTTTTCATGACAACTTTATTGGCGCCGAGGACAAG GGTGTTTTCAAGGAGGAAAGGGTTACAGACATTACTCTGCTAGAATTTCTCTCCTACGGACCCCAGAAAGAGGCCGGAAAG GTGGGGAGGCCCTTGgtcagaaaaataaaagatggGAGGATTTTTTACTGGAAGGTAGAACAGGATGACTCCCTATGCACATTGCAAGAGGTGTTCGAGAAAGTTGAGCATTCCAAGGGTTTTAACATTGAATTGAAGTTCGATGATCAGATTGTCTACAAAGAAGAAAAACTCGAACATGTTCTTCAAGTAATCTTGCAG GTGGTGACTAAGTACGCGAAAGATAGACCGATCCTGTTTTCGAGCTTTCAGCCTGATGCTGCATTGCTGATGAGAAAATTGCAGACCACATACCCT GTCTACTTCCTCACTAACGGAGGGTCTGAAATTTACGCCGATGTTCGAAGGAATTCGCTGGAAGAGGCCATGAAGGTGTGTTTGGGAGGTGGTTTGCAAGGAATTGTATCAGAAGTAAAAGCTATCTTGAGAAATCCAAGGGCAGTGACCAAGATTAAACAGGCCAAACTTTGCATTATAACCTATGGACAATTAAA CAATGTGCCAGATGCTGTATACATGCAACTTCTCATGGGGGTTGAGGGAGTGATTGTTGACCTTGTCCAAGAGATCACAGAGGCGGTTTCCGACTAG